The Nitrospiraceae bacterium genome includes a region encoding these proteins:
- a CDS encoding recombinase family protein produces the protein MEVALYARVSTGSQDPEVQLGALRQHCEQRGFTIVEEFIDHGVSGAKEKRPSLDRLNKTAWHGQFQAVLVWRFDRFARSVKHLLSALENFRSLNIHFISLQEQFDTSTPIGHAMFTIIGAMAQLERDIIRDRVKAGLDRARARGIRLGRPPVANNISYIGFLHREGLSIPAIARKLKCSRSTIRRRLREAHHE, from the coding sequence ATGGAAGTGGCCTTATATGCACGTGTGAGTACCGGGAGCCAAGATCCTGAGGTTCAATTAGGAGCCCTTCGGCAGCATTGCGAGCAGCGGGGGTTCACGATTGTGGAGGAATTTATTGATCATGGGGTGTCGGGGGCAAAAGAAAAACGTCCCAGCTTAGATCGCCTGAATAAGACCGCCTGGCATGGACAATTTCAAGCGGTGCTCGTCTGGAGGTTTGACCGTTTTGCTCGGTCGGTTAAACATTTGCTCTCGGCATTAGAAAATTTCCGGTCCCTGAATATTCATTTCATTTCCCTTCAGGAACAATTCGATACCTCCACGCCCATTGGCCACGCCATGTTTACCATCATCGGCGCAATGGCCCAACTTGAACGGGATATAATTCGAGATCGCGTCAAGGCCGGATTAGACCGAGCCCGAGCCCGTGGGATTCGGTTAGGCCGACCGCCCGTCGCAAACAATATTTCTTATATTGGTTTTTTGCATCGGGAAGGCCTGTCCATTCCGGCCATCGCTCGGAAGTTGAAGTGTAGTCGGTCTACCATTCGCCGTCGTCTTCGAGAGGCCCATCATGAATAA
- a CDS encoding helix-turn-helix domain-containing protein has translation MNKSSPNIVESRLVSEQEAAQYLGISYWTVRNLRFRGELPSVKIHRRILIDRQDLDAYISRLKKVEGP, from the coding sequence ATGAATAAATCCAGCCCTAATATTGTGGAGTCTCGATTGGTATCCGAACAGGAAGCCGCACAGTACCTTGGCATCTCCTATTGGACGGTTCGAAACTTGCGGTTTCGGGGAGAACTCCCTTCCGTAAAAATTCATCGCCGGATTCTCATTGATCGGCAAGACCTGGATGCCTACATTTCCAGACTCAAAAAGGTGGAGGGGCCTTGA